One window of the Janthinobacterium sp. PAMC25594 genome contains the following:
- a CDS encoding HlyD family secretion protein, whose product MTENNTTPPVPPTAPAPAAPSMAQPDRRHQWLSALAFAAVALVGVLIVLYAWRLPPFTSPIVTTENATVRGQVTIIGTQLSGYVVEVTVQDFMDVKEGQLLVRIDDRIYQQRYEQAQAQLAAQQAALSNWAQQKASAQAGISVSEAALANAEAQARKASADLNRVEQLVADGSLSQREHDQSRATQAQMAAALAQARANLDIAQQSVHSVVVNKQALEAAVANAQAAVKAAKIDLDNTRIVAPSDGQLGQVTVRQGAYVNSGAQLMALVPRQMWVIANFKETQMNGVQEGQSATFHVDALDGAVLTGQVERISPATGSEFSVLPADNATGNYLKIAQRIPVRIRIDAGQANARRLVPGMSVVVSVDTSAVLNDSAENPAPPPPPPKKAKP is encoded by the coding sequence ATGACAGAAAATAACACGACGCCGCCAGTACCTCCCACCGCACCCGCACCGGCCGCCCCTTCCATGGCGCAGCCGGACCGGCGCCACCAGTGGCTGTCCGCGCTGGCCTTTGCCGCCGTGGCCCTGGTGGGCGTACTGATCGTGCTGTACGCGTGGCGTTTGCCGCCGTTCACCAGCCCTATCGTGACGACGGAAAACGCCACCGTGCGCGGGCAGGTGACCATCATCGGCACGCAGCTGTCCGGTTATGTGGTGGAAGTGACGGTGCAGGACTTCATGGATGTCAAGGAGGGCCAGCTGCTGGTGCGCATCGACGACCGCATCTACCAGCAGCGCTACGAGCAGGCGCAGGCCCAGCTGGCGGCGCAGCAGGCGGCGCTGTCGAACTGGGCGCAGCAGAAGGCCAGCGCGCAGGCGGGCATTTCCGTCAGCGAGGCGGCGCTGGCCAACGCGGAAGCGCAGGCGCGCAAGGCCAGCGCCGATTTGAATCGCGTGGAGCAGCTGGTGGCTGACGGTTCGCTGTCGCAGCGCGAACACGACCAGTCACGCGCCACGCAGGCGCAGATGGCGGCGGCGCTGGCGCAGGCGCGCGCCAATCTCGACATCGCCCAGCAAAGCGTGCATAGCGTGGTGGTCAACAAGCAGGCCCTGGAAGCGGCCGTGGCCAACGCGCAGGCGGCCGTCAAGGCGGCGAAGATCGACCTCGATAACACGCGCATCGTGGCGCCTTCCGACGGCCAGCTGGGCCAGGTGACGGTGCGCCAGGGCGCGTACGTGAATTCGGGCGCGCAGTTGATGGCGCTGGTGCCGCGCCAGATGTGGGTCATCGCCAATTTCAAGGAAACGCAGATGAACGGCGTGCAGGAAGGGCAGAGCGCCACCTTCCACGTCGACGCGCTTGACGGCGCCGTGCTGACGGGCCAGGTGGAGCGCATCTCGCCGGCCACCGGTTCCGAATTTTCCGTGCTGCCGGCCGATAACGCGACGGGCAATTACCTCAAGATCGCCCAGCGCATTCCCGTGCGCATCCGCATCGATGCGGGGCAGGCGAATGCGCGCCGCCTCGTGCCGGGCATGTCGGTGGTGGTCAGCGTCGACACGTCCGCCGTGCTGAACGACTCGGCGGAGAATCCGGCGCCCCCGCCGCCGCCGCCAAAGAAAGCCAAGCCATGA
- a CDS encoding efflux transporter outer membrane subunit: MKRRVWLMAGVLALAGCAANAPPQPVSALQLPSGWRAQAAGAPAATDAHVEQLWWQAFGDPVLSDLVGEALARNGDLRVARARVQEYRARLAQADANRAPNLAFDGSPTRTRTLASSGKPYVTNVFQAELQASYEIDVWGRLGNLSDAAGESYRAEQASLDAAALSIAASVATSYLNLRGLDAQLALTQSTLQLREQSRELARKQFEVGYSSRLEWLQAQSEYHAAAEQVPQLQRQIFEQENALAILVGGNPGAIARGLPLAELAAPGVPAGLPSELLRRRPDIARAEHNLAAANASLAATRDQLLPSFKLTAAGGGQATTLTDFLHAPTALWRLTALAAGPLFDGGRVQAQTDAAGAQRDQLAYTYENVVRNAFAETENSLGAIYRLQQQAVENDARRATAADTLRIAHNRYRNGYASYLEELDAQRTLYSADVGLLQLKTRILVASVDLYRAMGGGWSAKTQ, encoded by the coding sequence ATGAAGCGCCGCGTATGGCTGATGGCCGGCGTGCTGGCGCTGGCGGGCTGCGCCGCCAACGCGCCACCGCAGCCCGTATCGGCCCTGCAACTGCCATCCGGCTGGCGCGCGCAGGCGGCCGGTGCGCCTGCGGCGACTGACGCCCATGTCGAGCAGCTGTGGTGGCAGGCCTTCGGCGATCCCGTTTTAAGTGATCTGGTGGGCGAGGCGCTGGCGCGCAATGGCGACTTGCGCGTGGCGCGTGCCCGCGTGCAGGAATACCGCGCCCGCCTGGCGCAGGCCGATGCGAACCGCGCGCCGAACCTGGCCTTTGACGGTTCGCCCACGCGCACGCGCACCCTGGCGTCGAGCGGCAAGCCGTATGTGACGAATGTCTTCCAGGCCGAACTGCAGGCCAGCTATGAAATCGACGTGTGGGGCCGGCTGGGCAATCTGAGCGACGCGGCCGGCGAGAGTTATCGCGCCGAACAGGCCAGTCTCGATGCGGCGGCCCTGTCGATCGCCGCCAGCGTGGCGACCAGTTACCTGAATCTGCGGGGACTCGACGCGCAATTGGCGCTCACCCAATCGACCCTGCAGCTGCGCGAACAGTCGCGCGAGCTGGCGCGCAAGCAGTTCGAGGTGGGCTACAGCTCGCGCCTGGAATGGCTGCAGGCGCAATCGGAATACCATGCGGCTGCCGAGCAGGTGCCGCAGCTGCAGCGGCAGATCTTTGAGCAGGAAAACGCGCTGGCGATCCTCGTCGGCGGCAATCCCGGCGCCATCGCGCGCGGCTTGCCGCTGGCCGAGCTGGCGGCGCCGGGCGTGCCGGCCGGCCTGCCGTCCGAACTGTTGCGCCGACGGCCCGACATCGCGCGCGCGGAACACAACCTGGCGGCCGCCAACGCCAGTCTGGCCGCCACGCGCGACCAGCTGCTGCCCTCGTTCAAGCTGACGGCGGCGGGCGGCGGGCAAGCCACAACACTCACCGATTTCCTGCATGCGCCGACGGCCCTGTGGCGCTTGACGGCATTGGCGGCCGGCCCCCTGTTCGATGGCGGGCGGGTACAGGCGCAGACCGATGCGGCCGGCGCGCAGCGCGACCAGCTGGCATACACGTATGAGAACGTGGTGCGCAACGCCTTCGCCGAAACGGAGAACAGCCTGGGCGCCATCTACCGGCTGCAGCAGCAAGCCGTGGAAAACGACGCGCGCCGCGCCACGGCGGCGGACACCCTGCGCATCGCGCACAACCGCTACCGCAATGGCTATGCCTCCTACCTGGAAGAACTCGACGCCCAGCGCACCCTGTACAGCGCCGACGTGGGCTTGCTGCAGCTGAAGACGCGCATCCTCGTCGCTTCGGTCGACCTGTACCGGGCCATGGGCGGCGGCTGGTCGGCCAAGACGCAATAG
- a CDS encoding tetratricopeptide repeat protein → MTIFGIGIHILIAVFFAIHVVRNGQQLYWLLILFMFPLLGSVVYFFAIYLPNSRLPQSARKVASVAVQVLDPNRELREAKAAFEYTPTAQNQMRLASALLEAGNAQEAASTYEACLRGAFSSDLEIRLGAARAYLECARGAEALTHLEFIRRTDMHFRPEMVSLLTARALAQSGRQVEAKAEFDDALTRYNSFDCRAECAIWALQQGDKVLSERLLLDIDSAMARWSSHTRAMYAPLLVRLEAARR, encoded by the coding sequence ATGACGATTTTTGGCATAGGCATCCACATCCTGATCGCGGTATTTTTTGCGATTCACGTGGTGCGCAACGGGCAGCAGCTGTACTGGCTGCTCATTTTGTTCATGTTCCCGCTGCTGGGCAGCGTGGTGTATTTCTTCGCCATCTACCTGCCCAATTCGCGCCTGCCGCAAAGCGCGCGCAAGGTCGCTTCGGTGGCCGTGCAGGTGCTCGATCCGAACCGGGAATTGCGTGAGGCGAAGGCCGCCTTCGAGTACACGCCGACGGCGCAAAACCAGATGCGCCTGGCCAGCGCGCTGCTCGAAGCGGGCAATGCGCAGGAAGCGGCATCGACGTATGAGGCCTGCTTGCGGGGAGCGTTTTCATCGGACCTGGAAATTCGCCTGGGCGCGGCACGCGCCTACCTGGAGTGCGCGCGCGGCGCCGAGGCATTGACGCACCTGGAATTCATCCGCCGCACGGATATGCATTTTCGTCCCGAGATGGTGTCGCTGCTGACGGCCCGCGCGCTGGCGCAAAGCGGGCGCCAGGTGGAAGCGAAGGCGGAATTTGACGACGCGCTGACGCGCTACAACAGCTTCGACTGCCGCGCCGAATGCGCGATCTGGGCGCTGCAGCAGGGCGACAAGGTGCTGTCGGAACGCCTGCTGCTCGATATCGACAGCGCCATGGCCCGCTGGAGCAGCCATACGCGGGCTATGTATGCGCCGCTGCTGGTGCGCCTGGAGGCGGCGCGCCGCTGA
- a CDS encoding efflux RND transporter permease subunit produces MNFSSLSIKNPIPAIMLFALLTLAGLLAYKANPVQDFPDIELPIVTVSAVLPGAAPAQLETEVARKIEDSVATLQGVKNIYTKVLDGVVTVTVEFILEKQIAEAVNDVRDAVARVKADMPAELRDPTVTKASTAGRVVLTFIATAKPGVDNPLDAPDLSWFVDNTVAKRLLTVPGVGAVNRVGGVYREIQVELDEARMAALKVSALDVSRQLRLVQREAPGGRGDISGAEQSVRTIATVKTADELSRVEVPLPDGRHVRLDQVATVRDTIAEPRALAEQDGKTVVAFEVFRTKGASEVAVAKGAREAIADLQKENPSVVLQQSIDNAFPVEENFVGSMELLYEGALLAVLVVWWFLRDWRATLVAAAALPLSVMPAFLGIYWFGYTLNTVTLLSLALVVGVLVDDAIVEIENIERHLRMGKSPMQAAMEAADEIGMAVIATTFALVAVFLPTAFMSGIPGLFFKQFGWTAVLAVLASLVVARLLTPMMAAYILKPLPHKEEQDGWLMTRYLHVMRWCLNHRGVTAIAAALFFVGAILLVPLLPTGFVPAADRAQTQINLELPPGSTLAETQAVAAMARDAAMQTPGIKGVFSSIGGGSSGDAFAPGAAAEARRAVLTLTTVHRTERKESMAGLETQLRHKLDTIPGARFTVGPPDTGVKMQLVLRSEDPVALMAAAQKVERELRGLKGIGNVNSSASLVRPEIIVRPDFAKAADLGVTAAAIGETVRVATAGDYDTDLTKMNLPERQVPIRVKLPNSVRADLAAIERLSVPGKNGPVRLANVASVTMESGPAQIDRLNRSRNVTLDVELGSRTLGELNEEARALPSMKNLPPSVKIAELGDAQEMASLFASFGLAMLIGVLCIYCVLVLLFKDFMQPVTILAALPLSIGGAFVALLITGSALSMPSMIGLIMLMGIVTKNSILLVDYAILARQAGMNRFDALVDACHKRSRPILMTTIAMGAGMMPLALGWGADPSFRSPMAITVIGGLITSTLLSLLVVPAVFTYIDDLEHLLKRGMAKLRRQQAPLRRDDRVALEK; encoded by the coding sequence ATGAACTTTTCCTCCCTCTCGATCAAGAATCCGATCCCGGCCATCATGCTGTTCGCGCTGCTGACCCTGGCCGGCCTGCTGGCCTACAAGGCCAATCCGGTGCAGGATTTCCCTGACATCGAACTGCCCATCGTCACCGTCAGCGCGGTGTTGCCCGGCGCCGCGCCGGCCCAGCTGGAAACGGAAGTGGCGCGCAAGATCGAAGACTCCGTCGCCACCCTGCAAGGCGTGAAAAACATCTACACCAAGGTGCTCGATGGCGTCGTCACGGTGACCGTCGAATTCATCCTGGAAAAGCAGATCGCCGAAGCCGTCAACGATGTGCGCGATGCCGTCGCCCGAGTGAAAGCGGACATGCCGGCCGAGTTGCGCGACCCCACCGTCACCAAGGCGTCCACCGCCGGGCGCGTGGTGCTGACCTTTATCGCCACGGCGAAACCCGGTGTCGATAATCCGCTCGACGCGCCCGACCTGTCCTGGTTCGTCGACAACACGGTGGCCAAGCGCCTCTTGACAGTACCCGGCGTGGGCGCCGTCAACCGCGTGGGCGGCGTCTATCGCGAGATCCAGGTGGAGCTCGACGAGGCGCGCATGGCCGCATTGAAAGTGTCGGCCCTCGACGTCTCGCGCCAGCTGCGTCTGGTGCAGCGCGAAGCGCCTGGCGGCCGGGGCGACATCAGCGGCGCCGAACAATCGGTGCGCACCATCGCCACCGTCAAGACGGCCGATGAACTGTCGCGCGTGGAAGTGCCGCTGCCGGACGGCCGCCATGTGCGTCTGGACCAGGTGGCCACGGTGCGCGACACCATTGCCGAACCGCGCGCGCTGGCCGAGCAGGATGGCAAGACCGTGGTCGCTTTCGAGGTGTTCCGCACCAAGGGCGCCAGCGAAGTGGCTGTCGCCAAGGGCGCACGCGAGGCCATCGCCGATCTGCAGAAAGAAAATCCCAGCGTGGTGCTGCAGCAGTCGATCGACAATGCCTTCCCCGTCGAGGAAAACTTCGTCGGCTCGATGGAGCTGCTGTACGAAGGCGCGCTGCTGGCCGTACTGGTGGTGTGGTGGTTCCTGCGCGACTGGCGCGCCACCCTGGTGGCAGCCGCCGCCCTGCCCCTTTCCGTGATGCCGGCTTTCCTCGGCATCTACTGGTTCGGCTACACGCTCAATACCGTCACCCTGCTGTCGCTGGCGCTGGTCGTCGGCGTGCTGGTCGACGACGCCATCGTGGAAATCGAAAACATCGAGCGCCATCTGCGCATGGGCAAGTCGCCCATGCAAGCGGCCATGGAAGCGGCCGACGAAATCGGCATGGCGGTGATCGCCACCACCTTCGCGCTGGTGGCCGTGTTCCTGCCGACGGCCTTCATGAGCGGCATTCCAGGCCTGTTCTTCAAGCAGTTCGGCTGGACGGCCGTGCTGGCCGTGCTGGCCTCGCTGGTGGTGGCTCGCCTGCTCACGCCGATGATGGCCGCCTACATATTAAAACCGCTGCCGCACAAGGAAGAACAGGATGGCTGGCTGATGACGCGCTACCTGCACGTGATGCGCTGGTGCCTGAACCACCGCGGCGTCACGGCGATCGCCGCGGCCCTGTTCTTTGTCGGCGCCATCCTGCTGGTGCCGCTGCTGCCGACGGGGTTCGTGCCGGCCGCCGACCGCGCGCAGACGCAGATCAACCTGGAATTGCCGCCCGGTTCCACCCTGGCCGAAACGCAGGCCGTGGCAGCCATGGCGCGCGACGCGGCCATGCAGACGCCGGGCATCAAGGGCGTCTTCAGTTCGATAGGCGGCGGCTCCAGCGGCGATGCCTTCGCCCCCGGCGCGGCGGCAGAGGCGCGCCGCGCCGTGCTGACCCTGACCACCGTGCACCGCACCGAACGCAAGGAATCGATGGCGGGCCTGGAAACGCAGCTGCGCCACAAGCTCGATACGATCCCCGGCGCCCGCTTCACGGTGGGCCCGCCCGACACGGGCGTCAAGATGCAGCTGGTGCTGCGTTCGGAAGACCCGGTGGCGTTGATGGCGGCGGCGCAAAAGGTCGAGCGCGAGCTGCGCGGCCTGAAAGGCATCGGCAACGTCAATTCCAGCGCCTCGCTGGTGCGCCCGGAAATCATCGTGCGTCCCGATTTTGCCAAGGCGGCAGACCTGGGCGTGACGGCGGCGGCCATCGGCGAGACGGTGCGCGTGGCCACGGCCGGCGACTACGATACGGACCTGACGAAAATGAACCTGCCCGAACGGCAAGTGCCGATCCGCGTCAAGCTGCCCAACAGCGTGCGCGCCGACCTGGCCGCCATCGAGCGCCTCAGCGTACCCGGCAAGAATGGCCCCGTGCGCCTGGCGAACGTGGCCAGCGTGACGATGGAAAGCGGCCCGGCGCAGATCGACCGTTTGAACCGCAGCCGCAACGTGACCCTCGACGTGGAACTCGGTTCGCGCACCCTTGGCGAATTGAATGAAGAAGCGCGCGCGCTGCCGTCGATGAAGAATTTGCCGCCGTCCGTGAAGATCGCCGAACTGGGCGACGCACAGGAAATGGCTTCGCTGTTTGCCAGCTTCGGCCTGGCCATGCTGATCGGCGTGCTGTGCATCTACTGCGTGCTGGTATTGCTGTTCAAGGACTTCATGCAGCCGGTGACCATCCTGGCGGCGCTGCCCTTGTCGATCGGCGGCGCCTTCGTGGCGCTGCTGATCACGGGCAGCGCCCTGTCGATGCCGTCGATGATCGGCCTGATCATGCTGATGGGGATCGTCACGAAGAACTCGATCCTGCTGGTCGACTATGCGATCCTGGCGCGCCAGGCCGGCATGAACCGCTTCGATGCGCTGGTCGACGCCTGCCACAAGCGCAGCCGCCCCATCCTGATGACGACGATTGCCATGGGCGCCGGCATGATGCCGCTAGCGCTGGGCTGGGGCGCCGACCCCAGCTTCCGTTCGCCGATGGCGATCACCGTCATCGGCGGCCTGATCACCTCGACTTTATTGAGCCTGCTGGTGGTGCCGGCCGTATTCACCTATATCGACGACCTCGAGCACCTGCTCAAGCGCGGCATGGCGAAACTGCGCCGCCAGCAGGCGCCGCTGCGGCGCGATGACAGGGTGGCGCTGGAAAAATAA
- a CDS encoding efflux RND transporter periplasmic adaptor subunit, translating into MKKMTLKPMALALAALCVMLGAGVALYSPSSTAADDAKDKSAAPKPALTVTTAKPQTASLPIKLKANGNVAAWQEAVIGSESNGLRLTDVRVNVGDVVRAGQVLAVFSNDTVNADVAQAKAAVLEAEANAAEAAANAQRARSLQSTGAISAQQISQYLTAEQTANARIASAKAQLASQQLRLKYTQVVAPDSGIISSRSATVGSVVGAGTELFRMIRQGRLEWRAEVTATELLNLKPGTLAQVKAANGSVLTGKVRMIAPTVDPQTRSALVYVDLPASSGNNAPFKAGMYASGEFELGTSGALTVPQQAIAVRDGFSYVFRLNADQRVSQIKVQAGRRLSDRIEIVGGITADTTIVVSGAGFLNDGDLVRNVKNPVQTPVAAPAAKK; encoded by the coding sequence ATGAAAAAAATGACCTTGAAACCGATGGCGCTCGCGCTGGCCGCCCTTTGCGTGATGCTGGGCGCCGGCGTGGCCCTGTACTCTCCTTCCTCCACGGCGGCCGACGACGCCAAGGATAAAAGCGCGGCACCAAAGCCTGCGCTCACCGTCACCACGGCCAAGCCGCAAACGGCCAGCCTGCCCATCAAACTGAAGGCCAACGGCAACGTGGCCGCCTGGCAGGAAGCCGTCATCGGTAGCGAATCGAACGGCTTGCGCCTCACCGACGTACGCGTGAATGTCGGCGACGTGGTGCGCGCCGGCCAGGTGCTGGCCGTCTTCTCGAACGACACGGTCAACGCCGACGTGGCGCAGGCGAAAGCGGCGGTACTCGAAGCGGAAGCGAATGCGGCGGAAGCGGCCGCCAACGCCCAGCGCGCCCGCTCGCTGCAAAGCACGGGCGCCATCAGCGCGCAGCAGATCAGCCAGTACCTGACGGCCGAACAGACAGCCAACGCGCGCATTGCCTCGGCCAAGGCGCAGCTGGCGTCGCAGCAGCTGCGCCTGAAATACACGCAGGTGGTGGCGCCCGACAGCGGCATCATCTCCTCGCGCTCGGCCACCGTGGGGTCGGTGGTGGGCGCCGGCACGGAACTGTTCCGCATGATCCGCCAGGGCCGCCTCGAATGGCGCGCCGAAGTGACGGCCACCGAGCTGCTGAACCTGAAACCGGGCACGCTGGCGCAAGTGAAGGCGGCCAATGGCAGCGTGTTGACGGGCAAGGTGCGCATGATCGCCCCCACCGTCGATCCGCAGACGCGTTCCGCCCTCGTATACGTGGACCTGCCGGCCAGCAGCGGCAACAATGCGCCGTTCAAGGCCGGCATGTACGCCAGCGGCGAATTTGAACTCGGTACCTCGGGCGCGCTGACGGTGCCGCAACAGGCGATTGCCGTGCGCGATGGCTTCAGTTATGTCTTCCGCCTCAATGCCGACCAGCGGGTCAGCCAGATCAAGGTGCAGGCCGGACGGCGCCTGAGCGACCGCATCGAGATTGTAGGCGGCATCACGGCCGACACGACGATTGTCGTCAGCGGCGCCGGCTTCCTCAATGACGGAGATTTGGTCCGTAATGTGAAAAACCCGGTTCAGACGCCGGTGGCAGCACCGGCAGCGAAAAAGTAA
- a CDS encoding efflux transporter outer membrane subunit encodes MTTIRCTVQRALAASIVLALGGCALQGPPAAVAASAPAQWQAPLPHNGKLTDLASWWQGQGDSLLVELIIDAQQVSPTIAAAGTRIVQARADSIASGAALAPKLDATGSVVRTSQQSAQPGGTTSQAALQASWEIDVFGANRATRDAAQERYDSARALWHEARVSVAAEVANQYYALRTCQQLQAVAEQDAVSRRDSARLTELSAGAGFQPPANAALARASAAEGASRAIEQRAACDVNVKALVALSAVPEETLRQKLAASPFVAPSPVAIAQLPAQTLGQRPDIYSAEREVAAASFEVRGAQAQRYPRLSLAGSIGKGNIRAGGTSITASTWSIGPLAVSLPIFDGGTRRAQVDAATARYDEAVVKYRAGVRQAVREVEEALVNLASTDERSGHATTALEGYRVSFVATEDRYKNGLASLIELEDARRTRLAAENTVVNLERERSAAWVALYRAAGGGWNSSNAIANNAP; translated from the coding sequence ATGACGACTATTCGATGCACCGTTCAACGCGCCCTCGCCGCCAGCATCGTGCTGGCGCTGGGCGGCTGTGCCCTGCAGGGCCCGCCCGCGGCGGTGGCCGCCAGCGCGCCCGCGCAATGGCAGGCGCCGCTGCCGCATAACGGCAAGCTGACGGACCTGGCCAGCTGGTGGCAGGGCCAGGGCGACAGCCTGCTGGTGGAATTGATCATCGATGCGCAGCAGGTCAGCCCCACCATCGCCGCCGCCGGCACGCGCATCGTGCAGGCGCGCGCGGACAGCATCGCCAGCGGCGCCGCGCTGGCGCCCAAGCTCGATGCGACCGGCAGCGTGGTGCGCACCAGCCAGCAATCGGCCCAGCCCGGCGGCACCACCTCGCAGGCCGCCTTGCAGGCGTCGTGGGAAATCGATGTGTTTGGCGCCAACCGCGCCACGCGCGATGCGGCGCAGGAGCGCTACGACAGCGCCCGCGCGCTCTGGCATGAGGCCCGCGTGTCGGTCGCCGCCGAAGTGGCGAACCAGTACTACGCCTTGCGCACCTGCCAGCAACTGCAGGCCGTGGCCGAACAGGATGCCGTCTCGCGTCGCGACTCGGCGCGCCTGACGGAACTGAGCGCCGGCGCCGGCTTCCAGCCGCCCGCCAACGCCGCCCTGGCCCGCGCCAGCGCCGCCGAAGGCGCCAGCCGCGCCATCGAACAGCGCGCCGCCTGCGATGTGAATGTCAAGGCGCTGGTGGCCCTGTCGGCCGTGCCGGAAGAGACGCTGCGCCAGAAGCTGGCGGCCAGCCCCTTTGTTGCGCCCTCGCCCGTGGCGATTGCGCAACTGCCGGCGCAAACCCTGGGCCAGCGTCCCGACATCTACAGCGCCGAGCGCGAAGTGGCGGCCGCCAGCTTTGAAGTGCGCGGCGCGCAGGCGCAGCGCTATCCCCGTCTGAGCCTGGCCGGCTCCATCGGCAAGGGCAATATCCGCGCTGGCGGGACCAGCATCACGGCCAGCACCTGGAGCATCGGTCCGCTGGCCGTCAGCCTGCCCATCTTCGACGGCGGCACCCGCCGCGCCCAGGTCGATGCAGCCACGGCGCGCTACGACGAAGCGGTGGTGAAGTACCGCGCCGGCGTGCGCCAGGCCGTGCGCGAAGTGGAAGAGGCGCTGGTCAACCTGGCCAGCACGGACGAGCGCAGCGGCCACGCGACAACGGCCCTGGAAGGCTACCGCGTGTCGTTCGTCGCCACCGAAGACCGCTACAAGAATGGCCTGGCCAGCCTGATCGAACTGGAAGACGCGCGCCGCACGCGCCTGGCCGCCGAAAACACGGTGGTCAACCTGGAGCGCGAACGCAGCGCCGCCTGGGTGGCGCTGTACCGCGCCGCCGGCGGCGGCTGGAACAGCAGCAACGCCATCGCCAACAATGCCCCCTGA
- a CDS encoding CerR family C-terminal domain-containing protein has protein sequence MIEKNISHTSVADDVRKPRSDGEQSRERLLHSAIRLFAEQGYAKTSTRELAQAAGTNAAAIRYYFGDKAGLYRAAFAQQSSDPQDNIALYEQPHFTLRQSLEGFYAQLLAPMQQGEIARDCMRLWCREMLEPTGLWAREIDQNIRPEHEALTRVLARHLGAPDNSDDMHRLAFSIASLALQHMVGAEVLQTLRPQLLETPHAIDTWLARMTDYALAMADVERRRLATPPSPPTAQRQAEGPA, from the coding sequence ATGATTGAAAAAAACATTTCCCATACATCAGTTGCCGACGACGTGCGCAAGCCCCGTTCCGACGGCGAACAGTCGCGCGAGCGGCTGCTGCATAGCGCCATCCGCCTGTTTGCCGAGCAGGGCTACGCCAAAACGTCCACGCGCGAACTGGCGCAGGCGGCCGGCACCAACGCGGCCGCCATCCGCTACTATTTTGGCGACAAGGCGGGCCTGTACCGTGCCGCCTTCGCGCAGCAATCGTCGGACCCGCAAGACAATATCGCCCTGTACGAGCAGCCCCATTTCACCCTGCGCCAAAGCCTGGAAGGCTTTTATGCGCAATTGCTCGCGCCCATGCAGCAGGGCGAGATCGCGCGCGACTGCATGCGCCTGTGGTGCCGCGAAATGCTCGAACCGACGGGCCTGTGGGCACGCGAGATCGACCAGAACATCCGTCCCGAGCACGAGGCGCTGACGCGCGTGCTGGCGCGCCACCTGGGCGCGCCCGACAACAGCGACGACATGCACCGGCTGGCGTTTTCCATCGCCTCGCTGGCCCTGCAGCACATGGTGGGCGCCGAGGTGCTGCAAACCTTGCGTCCGCAATTGCTGGAAACGCCGCACGCCATCGATACCTGGCTGGCGCGCATGACCGACTACGCGCTGGCCATGGCCGACGTGGAGCGCCGGCGCCTGGCCACTCCGCCCTCTCCCCCTACCGCTCAACGACAAGCAGAAGGACCAGCATGA